A single genomic interval of Zobellia nedashkovskayae harbors:
- the rimP gene encoding ribosome assembly cofactor RimP: MLKSKVETLLSDALEEDGSLFLIEFSMLADNTIRVVLDGDEGVTVQDCVRISRAIENELDREEYDFSLEVTSSGAASPLVMPRQYVKNIGRKLAVRTQGGEFEGNLTGTNDEGIVLEWKAREPKPIGKGKVTVQKKEQINFSDIKEAKVILKF, from the coding sequence ATGTTGAAGAGTAAGGTTGAAACCCTTTTAAGTGATGCCCTGGAAGAAGATGGCTCATTGTTTTTAATCGAATTTTCGATGTTAGCGGACAATACCATTAGGGTGGTTTTGGATGGTGATGAAGGGGTGACAGTGCAAGATTGTGTTAGAATTAGTCGGGCAATCGAGAATGAATTAGATCGAGAGGAGTATGATTTTTCGTTAGAGGTTACTTCCTCGGGAGCGGCATCCCCACTAGTAATGCCAAGGCAGTACGTAAAGAATATTGGTCGAAAGCTTGCGGTAAGAACCCAAGGGGGTGAGTTTGAGGGGAATTTAACCGGAACTAACGATGAAGGTATTGTGCTGGAATGGAAGGCACGGGAGCCCAAACCTATTGGAAAAGGGAAAGTTACAGTTCAGAAAAAAGAGCAAATCAATTTTTCTGATATTAAAGAAGCAAAAGTCATTTTAAAATTTTAA
- a CDS encoding carbohydrate-binding family 9-like protein yields MKYLLGFMLLCYLPILAQTKTYVVRKTPNDFLVTGDGSAKEWENAIVLSDFSNQYQPKNLPETNFKALWSTTHLYFLYYVEDHEIITQQRGIEELDTAKSDRVEIFFKPDDETKPYYSLEMDALGRHLDSDADFYKNNIDLDWDWPTNDFVLKASQHSKGYTVEGSISLESLRTLGIYKDDGFLNTGLYRGEYYSNADNKVSIKWISWVVTSTERPNFHVPNSFGILKLETLE; encoded by the coding sequence ATGAAATATTTGTTAGGTTTTATGCTGTTATGTTATTTACCAATATTGGCGCAAACCAAAACCTACGTAGTTCGTAAAACTCCCAATGATTTCTTAGTTACCGGAGATGGTTCTGCCAAGGAATGGGAGAATGCCATAGTACTTAGTGATTTTTCAAATCAATACCAACCCAAAAATTTACCTGAAACCAATTTTAAGGCCTTATGGTCAACTACTCATTTATATTTTCTTTACTACGTTGAAGATCATGAGATAATAACCCAACAAAGAGGTATTGAAGAATTAGATACTGCTAAATCAGACCGTGTTGAAATATTCTTTAAGCCTGACGATGAAACCAAACCCTATTATTCTCTTGAAATGGATGCACTAGGAAGACATTTAGATTCAGATGCGGATTTTTATAAAAACAATATTGATTTAGATTGGGATTGGCCTACCAATGATTTTGTCTTGAAAGCATCACAACATTCAAAAGGCTATACAGTAGAAGGGTCAATAAGCTTAGAATCGCTTCGTACATTGGGTATTTATAAAGACGATGGATTTTTAAACACCGGATTATATAGAGGTGAATATTACAGTAACGCCGATAATAAAGTTTCTATAAAATGGATTAGCTGGGTAGTTACCAGTACTGAAAGACCCAACTTTCACGTTCCGAACTCTTTTGGAATTCTTAAACTAGAGACCCTAGAATGA
- a CDS encoding cation:proton antiporter domain-containing protein, which translates to MEILSSYNMIIGASAIVIISFWFNGISKKTNIPSVLMLIVLGVALQFGLKYVIGTEIDFEKNLRGTLEIIGTVGLIMIVLEAALELELKREKLIPILKSMAIALIGLVASAWVAALVLYQFIDGMTMQSAWLYATPLSILSSAIIIPSVSSLKEDKKEFHIYESTFSDIMGIMMFYFLTGGLDPETDSGPVAFAGNIVLTIVIAIIASYALVLIFQKIKSQAKQFLLIAVLLLLYAIGKKMHLSSLIIILIFGLVIANVKLFFPGKTAIFLEKEKMQQVFHELHIITLETAFVVRTFFFVIFGVTIVLASLMSLNVAMVSILIIASIYVIRFLILRIFIGKDILPQAFIAPRGLITILLFYAIPTEAEVAGFESGILLFVIIATSLIMTWAMIRDKKKMGTMLDEIDEEILARNEAEDQLNEHNSETLETELNEETIKNKEDTPGEIEGTGLDNTPI; encoded by the coding sequence ATGGAAATACTCTCATCTTATAATATGATTATTGGCGCTTCCGCCATAGTCATTATCTCTTTTTGGTTCAACGGCATCTCAAAAAAAACCAACATCCCGTCCGTTCTCATGCTAATTGTTTTGGGTGTTGCCCTTCAATTTGGTCTTAAATATGTTATTGGAACCGAAATAGACTTCGAGAAAAATCTTCGTGGCACTTTAGAGATAATAGGTACTGTTGGATTGATTATGATTGTACTTGAAGCCGCCCTAGAGCTTGAGCTAAAACGCGAAAAACTAATACCCATACTTAAATCTATGGCTATTGCCCTTATAGGTCTTGTTGCTTCTGCCTGGGTAGCCGCCCTAGTACTTTATCAGTTTATTGACGGTATGACTATGCAGTCCGCATGGCTATACGCCACCCCCCTTTCCATTCTATCGAGCGCTATAATCATCCCCAGTGTCAGTAGCCTAAAGGAGGACAAGAAGGAATTCCATATTTACGAAAGTACCTTTTCAGACATCATGGGTATTATGATGTTCTATTTCCTTACAGGAGGACTAGACCCTGAAACTGATTCTGGGCCCGTTGCTTTTGCAGGAAACATTGTCCTAACCATAGTTATTGCCATAATTGCCAGTTATGCACTAGTACTCATTTTTCAGAAAATTAAAAGTCAGGCTAAACAATTTTTATTAATAGCCGTATTACTTCTTTTATATGCTATTGGGAAAAAGATGCACCTCTCCTCACTTATCATAATTTTGATATTTGGCTTGGTGATTGCGAACGTAAAATTGTTTTTTCCCGGTAAGACCGCCATTTTTCTTGAAAAGGAAAAAATGCAACAGGTTTTTCACGAACTACATATCATTACCCTAGAAACAGCGTTTGTAGTCCGTACTTTTTTCTTCGTGATTTTTGGAGTTACAATCGTACTTGCCTCGCTTATGAGTCTTAATGTTGCTATGGTGAGTATTCTGATTATCGCATCTATATATGTTATTCGGTTCCTTATTTTAAGAATTTTTATCGGAAAAGATATTTTACCACAGGCTTTTATAGCCCCAAGAGGGTTGATTACCATATTATTGTTCTATGCTATTCCCACAGAAGCAGAAGTTGCAGGGTTTGAATCTGGAATTCTGTTGTTTGTTATTATTGCCACAAGTTTAATTATGACCTGGGCCATGATACGGGACAAAAAGAAAATGGGTACGATGCTAGATGAGATTGATGAAGAAATTTTAGCCCGTAATGAAGCCGAAGATCAACTTAACGAACATAACTCCGAAACTCTAGAAACAGAACTAAACGAAGAAACCATAAAAAATAAGGAAGACACTCCCGGAGAGATAGAAGGCACAGGACTGGACAACACTCCTATTTAG
- a CDS encoding glycosyltransferase family 117 protein, with amino-acid sequence MFSKNFEKWDNLLGWSVFFIALITYAITVEPTNSFWDAGEYIATSAKLQVGHPPGAPLLQMIGAFFAMFAIEPDQVARMVNYVSGVSSAFTILFMFWTITNLTQKLIKSKDDVITNSKAIAIFGSGIVGSLAFTFSDSFWFNAVETEVYSTASLLMALLLWLGLKWTDDLENPRGNKWIVLISYVVGLTFGVQFMGFLAIPSIGLLFYFKKYKTTTVKNFLIANIAVIAVLMLVYKFSLTYVLNLFGWAEVFFINNIGLPFNSGTIIMGLIFIAAFYFGLNYTRKNNFKIANTIVLCLMFLFLGFSSWMMLPIRANARVVINENNPEDARALLAYYNREQYPGVDSPVYGTYYSNTFGAGGEDKDEAPKYEKDEKTGKYVIVNYYKGAIPGDDPKHIGFLPRMWSGQNAENYMRYFGPLDFKMTQSNEELRKAVSQVKDGFANGEIDAEQYISFLRRFSDYIEVQPPSVWQNVKYMVQFQFGYMYWRYFMWNFTGKNNDVQGRYNGNGEWLSGIDLVDSPRLGSQDNLPDEVKNNKARNTYFFLPLILGIVGILFQISKNPKQFWVLLIFFLFTGLAIQFYTNPYIFQPRERDYSLVGSFYVFGIWIGLGVYGLFDELKKYLTPKILAPAVTITCLLAVPTVMAIQNWDDHDRSNRFTANSSAKAYLDSCQEDTGAILFTIGDNDTFPLWYAQEIEGYRTDVRIICTSLFETDWYIDQMKRKAYESEAIPSQIAHDKYRWGSRDVLYYQTVDPLFNKKISESRWSIQDFIKWVDSDNPQTKLKYILERQENIDLDAYSESSQNIVYYPTNLLRIPVNKKNVLESGLVKEKDSALIVDYIDIDLPKSAITKKSMMMLDIIANNDWKRPIYFSGGSFDDAEFIWMKDYLQLDGMAYKLVPIKTERRNSFEMGRIDSDLMYDVVTNWDWGNSGEDIYHDPQTRIQGLSYRSNLARLLEQLLKEDDIERAKNIIDISIKNLPVEDFGYYTFVEPFVDGYYKVGETTKARELFGKLKYIYQDRLDYYSGIPLEEQYEKIDEIIADMEGYRRNIDILIGNNDRDMAEKETLIFNEYIDKFQHFYKDNILKEDDMEPSQNPDLEDSVSISDTTAIDAATTEEKTLDTTLVPSTN; translated from the coding sequence ATGTTTTCAAAGAACTTCGAAAAATGGGACAATCTTCTTGGATGGTCCGTCTTTTTTATAGCCCTAATTACCTATGCAATCACTGTTGAACCCACGAACAGCTTTTGGGATGCCGGTGAATACATTGCCACTTCGGCAAAACTTCAGGTAGGTCACCCACCCGGAGCACCGTTGCTTCAAATGATCGGCGCCTTTTTTGCAATGTTCGCTATTGAACCCGATCAAGTGGCTCGCATGGTGAACTACGTTTCTGGTGTATCAAGCGCATTTACTATTCTTTTTATGTTTTGGACGATTACCAATCTTACCCAAAAACTTATAAAAAGTAAAGATGATGTTATAACGAATAGTAAGGCTATCGCCATTTTTGGTAGCGGTATTGTTGGTTCTCTTGCCTTCACCTTTTCTGATAGTTTTTGGTTTAACGCAGTAGAGACAGAAGTTTACTCCACAGCTAGCCTACTCATGGCTCTATTGCTTTGGCTAGGTCTAAAATGGACAGATGATCTTGAAAACCCGAGAGGAAACAAATGGATTGTTCTTATTTCGTATGTAGTGGGACTTACTTTTGGTGTTCAGTTTATGGGCTTTTTAGCCATACCATCAATTGGATTACTTTTCTATTTTAAAAAGTACAAAACAACGACCGTAAAGAACTTTCTAATTGCGAATATTGCCGTAATTGCGGTATTAATGTTGGTTTACAAATTCTCGCTAACCTATGTTTTAAACCTTTTTGGTTGGGCAGAAGTCTTCTTTATCAACAATATTGGTCTTCCATTCAACTCAGGAACTATAATTATGGGGCTCATATTTATAGCCGCATTCTATTTTGGATTAAACTACACCCGAAAGAATAATTTTAAAATAGCAAATACCATTGTTCTTTGTTTGATGTTTCTATTCTTAGGTTTTTCTTCTTGGATGATGCTTCCTATTCGTGCAAATGCAAGAGTAGTCATTAACGAAAATAACCCAGAAGACGCACGTGCTTTGCTAGCCTATTACAATCGTGAACAATACCCAGGTGTTGACAGTCCCGTTTACGGAACCTACTACTCCAATACTTTTGGAGCAGGTGGCGAAGACAAAGACGAGGCCCCTAAATATGAAAAAGACGAAAAAACAGGTAAATACGTAATTGTAAATTACTACAAAGGAGCCATACCGGGAGATGACCCTAAACATATTGGCTTTTTACCACGTATGTGGAGCGGTCAGAATGCAGAAAATTACATGCGGTATTTTGGCCCATTAGATTTTAAGATGACACAATCTAATGAAGAGCTAAGAAAAGCGGTATCCCAAGTAAAAGATGGTTTTGCCAATGGCGAAATAGATGCCGAACAATATATTAGCTTCCTAAGAAGGTTTAGTGATTACATTGAAGTACAGCCACCATCAGTTTGGCAAAACGTAAAGTACATGGTGCAATTTCAGTTTGGATACATGTACTGGCGTTATTTTATGTGGAATTTTACAGGAAAAAACAATGACGTTCAAGGTCGCTACAACGGAAACGGAGAATGGCTCAGCGGAATTGACTTAGTTGATAGCCCTCGTTTGGGGAGCCAAGACAACTTACCTGATGAAGTTAAGAATAACAAAGCCAGAAATACTTATTTCTTTTTACCCCTTATATTAGGTATTGTGGGCATCTTGTTTCAAATAAGTAAAAACCCAAAACAGTTTTGGGTACTTTTAATATTCTTTTTATTCACTGGTCTCGCTATACAATTTTATACCAATCCATACATCTTTCAGCCGCGTGAGCGAGATTACTCGCTCGTTGGTTCTTTTTATGTTTTTGGAATATGGATAGGTCTTGGGGTTTATGGCCTTTTTGATGAACTTAAAAAATACCTCACTCCAAAAATATTGGCACCAGCAGTAACTATAACCTGCCTTTTGGCCGTTCCTACGGTAATGGCAATACAGAACTGGGATGACCACGATAGATCTAATCGTTTTACCGCTAATTCATCGGCTAAAGCTTATTTAGATTCTTGCCAAGAAGATACTGGCGCTATACTCTTTACTATTGGAGATAATGATACCTTCCCGCTTTGGTATGCTCAAGAAATTGAGGGTTATCGGACAGATGTGCGTATTATCTGTACCAGCCTTTTTGAAACAGATTGGTATATAGACCAGATGAAGAGAAAGGCTTACGAGAGCGAAGCCATACCTTCACAAATTGCCCACGACAAGTACCGTTGGGGATCTCGTGACGTACTATACTACCAAACGGTAGATCCACTTTTCAACAAAAAAATATCTGAAAGCCGTTGGTCTATTCAAGATTTCATAAAGTGGGTAGATAGTGACAATCCCCAGACGAAATTGAAATACATTTTAGAAAGGCAAGAGAACATTGATTTAGATGCTTATTCCGAAAGTAGCCAAAACATTGTTTATTACCCTACGAACCTGCTCCGTATACCGGTAAACAAAAAGAATGTTCTAGAAAGTGGACTGGTAAAAGAGAAGGATTCTGCGTTAATCGTTGACTATATAGATATTGACCTACCTAAAAGCGCAATTACCAAAAAGAGCATGATGATGTTAGACATCATAGCTAATAATGACTGGAAACGCCCTATTTACTTCTCTGGAGGTAGTTTTGATGATGCCGAATTTATTTGGATGAAAGACTATTTACAATTAGATGGAATGGCCTACAAATTGGTACCGATTAAAACAGAACGAAGAAATTCTTTTGAAATGGGCCGTATAGATTCTGACCTAATGTACGACGTAGTCACCAATTGGGATTGGGGTAACTCTGGCGAAGACATCTACCATGATCCGCAAACGCGTATTCAAGGGCTGTCTTACCGTAGCAACTTAGCTAGACTACTTGAGCAGCTATTGAAAGAAGATGACATAGAGAGGGCAAAAAACATCATAGACATCTCTATTAAAAACCTTCCGGTAGAAGATTTTGGATACTACACCTTTGTTGAACCTTTTGTTGATGGTTATTACAAAGTTGGCGAAACAACAAAAGCACGAGAGCTTTTTGGAAAATTAAAATACATCTACCAAGATCGTCTGGATTACTACTCAGGTATTCCTTTGGAAGAGCAGTACGAGAAAATAGACGAAATCATAGCCGACATGGAAGGATATAGAAGAAACATAGATATCCTAATAGGCAATAATGATCGTGATATGGCTGAGAAAGAAACCTTAATATTCAATGAATATATAGACAAGTTTCAGCACTTCTATAAAGATAATATTCTAAAGGAAGATGATATGGAGCCTAGTCAAAACCCTGACTTAGAAGATAGCGTTTCTATTTCGGACACCACTGCTATAGATGCCGCTACCACAGAGGAAAAGACATTGGATACCACTCTAGTACCAAGCACCAATTAA
- a CDS encoding isoaspartyl peptidase/L-asparaginase family protein, translated as MQRRKFLKNSTAATAGLISAPLLAAQNNISPALSTNEITPIKPIVICTWDFFNASSKAWDVLKDGGSSLDAVTEGVMVEENDVDNQTVGVGGRPDRDGNVTLDSCIMDKDGNCGAVLAMQNIANPILVARKVMEETPHVMLAGKGAEQFAYEMGFKKTNLLTEKSKQEWMEWKKTSQYKPIINIENHDTIGMLAIDANGDISGACTTSGMGYKMAGRVGDSPIIGAGLFVDNEVGGATATGVGEEVVRTVGSFLIVELMRQGKSPQEACKEGVERIMAKNKGRDDFQIGFIAINKKGETGGYCVHSGFTYRSYSEEEHVNTPVNSFYKKE; from the coding sequence ATGCAAAGAAGAAAGTTCTTAAAAAATTCGACCGCCGCAACGGCCGGTCTAATTTCAGCTCCTTTATTGGCTGCCCAAAACAATATATCTCCCGCCCTATCAACGAATGAAATAACACCCATAAAACCTATAGTAATATGTACTTGGGATTTTTTTAATGCATCTTCAAAAGCATGGGACGTATTAAAAGATGGCGGCTCTTCATTAGATGCCGTAACCGAAGGAGTAATGGTAGAAGAGAATGATGTAGACAACCAAACCGTTGGTGTTGGCGGAAGACCTGACCGGGACGGCAATGTTACTTTGGATTCCTGTATTATGGACAAAGATGGTAATTGTGGTGCTGTACTGGCCATGCAAAATATTGCCAATCCTATTTTAGTTGCTCGCAAGGTTATGGAAGAAACTCCACATGTCATGCTTGCCGGAAAAGGTGCAGAACAATTTGCTTATGAAATGGGATTTAAAAAAACCAATCTTCTTACCGAAAAATCAAAACAAGAATGGATGGAATGGAAGAAGACCTCACAATACAAACCCATTATTAACATTGAGAACCATGATACCATAGGTATGCTCGCCATTGATGCTAACGGCGATATTTCCGGTGCTTGTACCACAAGTGGTATGGGATATAAAATGGCTGGCCGAGTAGGCGACTCCCCAATTATTGGAGCTGGACTTTTTGTTGATAATGAAGTTGGCGGAGCTACTGCAACAGGTGTAGGCGAAGAGGTTGTTCGCACGGTAGGCAGCTTTCTTATTGTTGAATTAATGCGACAAGGGAAATCTCCCCAAGAAGCTTGTAAGGAAGGTGTAGAGCGTATTATGGCCAAGAATAAAGGCCGAGATGATTTTCAGATCGGGTTTATAGCTATTAATAAAAAAGGAGAAACTGGTGGTTATTGTGTTCATTCAGGATTCACATATCGGTCATACTCTGAAGAAGAACATGTAAATACCCCAGTTAATTCTTTTTACAAGAAGGAGTAA
- a CDS encoding copper homeostasis protein CutC, translating into MLVEVCANSLQSALNAQKAGAHRIELCSELAVGGITPSYGLLKSVRERISIPIHILIRPRSGDFTYPADELKIMKEDIALCVELGFEGIVSGVLKTDFSLDIDRTEELIKASGNLKFTFHRAFDWVKEPFETLSQLEALNVDYILTSGQQKSAPEGLDLLNRLHKKASTCTIMPGGGVRPTNVMDFKNGGFKAVHLSGTKFSRTLPNTSKVSMNSSSFLRDTEIAVTDSETIVNIVNRVK; encoded by the coding sequence ATGCTAGTAGAAGTCTGTGCCAATTCCTTGCAATCTGCATTAAATGCTCAAAAGGCTGGTGCCCACCGTATAGAGCTTTGCTCTGAACTTGCTGTGGGTGGAATTACTCCATCATATGGTTTGTTAAAAAGCGTGCGTGAGCGAATTTCAATCCCTATTCATATTTTGATACGCCCGCGTAGTGGAGATTTTACCTATCCTGCCGATGAGTTGAAAATTATGAAGGAAGATATTGCCTTATGTGTAGAATTGGGGTTTGAGGGAATTGTTTCAGGTGTTTTAAAAACGGATTTTTCGTTGGATATAGACCGAACGGAAGAGCTGATTAAAGCTTCCGGGAACTTAAAGTTTACTTTTCACAGGGCATTTGATTGGGTGAAAGAGCCTTTTGAAACCTTGTCCCAATTGGAAGCTTTAAATGTAGATTATATATTAACGTCAGGGCAACAAAAATCCGCTCCTGAAGGATTAGACCTTTTGAACAGGCTTCATAAGAAAGCTTCAACATGTACTATAATGCCTGGTGGAGGAGTGAGACCAACCAATGTTATGGATTTTAAAAATGGAGGATTCAAGGCTGTTCATCTTTCGGGAACAAAATTTTCAAGAACCTTGCCCAATACTAGTAAGGTTTCCATGAATTCTTCTTCCTTTTTGCGAGACACAGAAATTGCCGTAACCGACTCAGAAACAATCGTGAATATAGTAAATAGGGTTAAATAA
- the nusA gene encoding transcription termination factor NusA, whose amino-acid sequence MENIALIESFSEFKDDKYIDRVTLMAILEDVFRSALKKKFGSDDNFDIIINPDKGDLEIWRNRIVVEDGEVEEPNEEISLTEARKIEPDFEVGEDVSEEVKLIDLGRRAILALRQNLISKIHEHDNTTIYKHFKELEGEIYTAEVHHIRHKAIILLDDEGNEIILPKDRQIPSDFFRKGDNVRGVIESVELKGSKPTIIMSRSSPKFLEQLFFQEIPEVYDGLITVKKVVRIPGEKAKVAVDSYDDRIDPVGACVGMKGSRIHGIVRELGNENIDVINWTANPQLMVTRALSPARVSSVKLNDEKMTAQVYLRPEEVSKAIGRGGHNIRLAGQLTGYEIDVFREGVEEDVELTEFRDEIDAWIIEEFKKIGLDTARSILEQDVADLVKRTDLEEETISEVVRILKEELED is encoded by the coding sequence ATGGAAAATATTGCACTGATTGAGTCTTTTTCGGAATTTAAAGACGACAAATACATAGATAGAGTAACCTTAATGGCCATTTTGGAAGATGTTTTCCGAAGTGCTCTTAAGAAGAAATTTGGTTCTGATGACAATTTTGACATCATTATCAACCCTGATAAAGGTGATTTAGAGATTTGGAGAAACCGTATAGTTGTAGAAGATGGTGAGGTAGAAGAGCCAAACGAAGAGATATCACTTACGGAGGCACGTAAAATTGAGCCGGATTTTGAAGTTGGTGAAGATGTTTCTGAAGAGGTGAAGCTTATAGATTTGGGAAGAAGAGCTATTTTGGCGCTTCGTCAAAACTTGATTTCAAAAATTCACGAGCACGATAATACAACCATTTACAAGCACTTTAAGGAACTTGAGGGTGAGATTTATACTGCAGAGGTGCATCATATTCGTCATAAAGCAATTATTTTGTTAGATGATGAGGGTAATGAGATTATTTTACCAAAAGATAGACAGATACCATCTGACTTCTTTAGAAAAGGAGATAATGTTCGTGGTGTAATCGAGAGTGTAGAGTTAAAGGGTAGCAAACCAACGATTATTATGTCTAGGAGCTCTCCTAAATTTTTGGAACAATTATTTTTTCAAGAAATTCCAGAAGTTTACGACGGTCTTATTACAGTCAAAAAGGTTGTTCGTATACCAGGTGAAAAAGCAAAGGTTGCTGTTGATTCATATGATGACCGTATTGATCCTGTAGGAGCCTGTGTAGGTATGAAAGGTTCTAGGATTCACGGGATAGTTCGTGAATTGGGTAATGAAAATATTGATGTTATCAATTGGACTGCCAACCCGCAGTTAATGGTGACTAGGGCGTTGAGTCCTGCAAGAGTGTCTTCTGTGAAGTTGAATGACGAGAAGATGACGGCGCAAGTCTACTTAAGACCTGAAGAGGTTTCTAAAGCTATTGGTCGTGGTGGGCATAACATTCGATTAGCTGGTCAGTTAACTGGTTATGAGATAGATGTGTTTAGAGAAGGTGTTGAGGAAGATGTTGAGTTGACAGAGTTTAGAGATGAGATTGATGCTTGGATTATTGAAGAATTCAAGAAAATAGGATTAGATACAGCTCGTAGTATTTTAGAGCAAGATGTAGCTGATTTAGTAAAACGTACCGACTTGGAAGAGGAAACTATTTCAGAAGTTGTGCGTATTCTGAAAGAAGAATTAGAAGATTAG
- a CDS encoding metallophosphoesterase has protein sequence MLRWIIFVIAYFVLGLYTLQALKTVTRYPWVYYLFITVAVVVLGNFIYQFTFGEEEGRVLSRPKSYAFGFLLTVLSFELVTILFLFSEDIFRFLSSVYYKFSGESKQFTFPERRKFLSMIGLGLAAIPFGALLYGMYKGKYNFKVLKYNLEFDDLPDGFDGYQITQISDVHSGSFDNRKKIEYAIDLVNKQKSDVILFTGDLVNNMATEMEPWADLFATLDAKDGKFSILGNHDYGDYVDWDTEEAKHQNLEDLKTLQRNIGFDLLLNENRYLKRGDDKIALVGVENWGRGGFKKAGDLKKAVADINKDDFKILMSHDPSHWEDVVLHDEYHYHLTLSGHTHGMQFGIEIPGWIKWSPVKWRYRYWAGIYKELGQYINVNRGFGFLGYPGRVGIWPEITVITLKKKA, from the coding sequence ATGCTACGTTGGATTATATTTGTTATCGCTTATTTTGTGTTGGGCCTCTATACTTTGCAGGCTCTAAAAACCGTAACCAGATACCCTTGGGTATACTACCTTTTTATAACGGTAGCTGTTGTGGTACTTGGGAATTTTATCTATCAATTTACATTTGGAGAGGAAGAAGGAAGGGTGCTTAGTAGGCCAAAAAGCTATGCTTTTGGATTTTTGTTAACCGTTCTGTCTTTTGAGTTAGTGACTATTTTGTTCTTGTTTTCGGAAGATATATTCAGGTTTTTATCAAGTGTTTATTATAAATTTTCAGGAGAATCAAAGCAATTCACCTTCCCCGAACGCAGGAAATTCTTAAGTATGATTGGTCTTGGTCTGGCGGCAATTCCTTTTGGTGCCTTACTTTATGGGATGTACAAAGGGAAGTATAATTTTAAGGTTCTTAAATATAATTTGGAGTTTGATGATTTGCCCGATGGTTTTGATGGCTATCAAATCACCCAAATATCCGATGTACATAGTGGTAGTTTTGATAATAGAAAGAAGATTGAATATGCTATTGACCTTGTGAATAAGCAGAAAAGTGATGTTATTCTTTTTACCGGTGATTTGGTAAATAATATGGCTACCGAAATGGAACCTTGGGCGGACCTTTTTGCAACTCTTGATGCGAAAGACGGTAAGTTTTCAATTTTAGGAAACCATGATTATGGAGATTATGTAGATTGGGATACAGAAGAGGCGAAGCATCAGAATTTAGAGGATTTGAAAACCCTTCAACGTAATATAGGTTTTGACCTCTTATTGAACGAAAACCGATATTTAAAGAGAGGCGATGATAAGATTGCTTTAGTAGGTGTAGAAAATTGGGGTCGTGGCGGCTTCAAAAAAGCAGGTGACCTTAAAAAAGCAGTTGCTGATATTAATAAAGACGATTTTAAAATACTGATGAGTCATGACCCATCTCATTGGGAAGATGTGGTATTGCATGATGAGTATCATTATCACCTTACATTAAGCGGCCATACACATGGTATGCAGTTTGGTATTGAAATACCTGGTTGGATAAAATGGAGTCCTGTAAAATGGCGTTATAGATATTGGGCAGGTATATATAAAGAGCTGGGTCAGTATATAAATGTCAACAGAGGTTTTGGCTTTTTAGGGTATCCGGGTAGAGTTGGTATTTGGCCTGAGATAACGGTAATTACGCTTAAAAAGAAAGCTTAA
- a CDS encoding thioredoxin family protein, with protein MSKFGELIDLKIPVLLDFYADWNEQSNAMHAVLRDVAAALGDKGKVIKIDVDKNKELAQALRVKGLPTLMIYKKGEMVWRQSGEQDANTLIGILNEYL; from the coding sequence ATGTCAAAGTTTGGTGAACTAATAGATTTAAAAATTCCTGTTCTTTTGGATTTTTATGCGGATTGGAACGAGCAATCTAATGCAATGCATGCCGTTCTACGCGATGTAGCTGCTGCCTTAGGTGATAAAGGCAAGGTTATAAAAATTGATGTAGATAAGAATAAAGAGCTTGCCCAGGCACTTCGTGTTAAAGGGTTGCCTACTTTAATGATTTACAAGAAAGGCGAAATGGTATGGCGCCAGAGTGGTGAGCAAGATGCTAATACGCTTATTGGGATTCTAAACGAATACCTATAG